In one Balaenoptera musculus isolate JJ_BM4_2016_0621 chromosome 20, mBalMus1.pri.v3, whole genome shotgun sequence genomic region, the following are encoded:
- the VAMP2 gene encoding vesicle-associated membrane protein 2, which produces MSATAATAPPAASAGEGGPPAPPPNLTSNRRLQQTQAQVDEVVDIMRVNVDKVLERDQKLSELDDRADALQAGASQFETSAAKLKRKYWWKNLKMMIILGVICAIILIIIIVYFSS; this is translated from the exons AT GTCGGCCACCGCTGCCACCGCCCCCCCTGCCGCCTcggctggggagggaggccccCCTGCGCCCCCTCCAAACCTCACCAGTAACAGGAGACTGCAGCAGACACAGGCCCAGGTGGATGAG GTGGTGGACATCATGAGGGTGAATGTGGACAAGGTCCTGGAGCGGGACCAGAAGCTGTCGGAGCTGGACGACCGTGCAGACGCACTCCAAGCAGGGGCCTCCCAGTTTGAAACAAGTGCAGCCAAGCTCAAGCGCAAATACTGGTGGAAAAACCTCAAG ATGATGATCATCTTGGGAGTGATTTGCGCCATCATCCTCATTATCATCATCG TTTACTTCAGCTCTTAA